Proteins encoded in a region of the Gigantopelta aegis isolate Gae_Host chromosome 13, Gae_host_genome, whole genome shotgun sequence genome:
- the LOC121387702 gene encoding uncharacterized protein LOC121387702: MQDQQPKTIIINNCGFVQLGDQSNAKVLNDKYEAGMKSGPDIPLPEENMADGSESIDTDAGEQTEVKEYEAGMESGPDSPLLKKNIADDSEKPVSSPFSFGGKPMGEKPANTPTLQESETDGISLKNRKVKTPNGVHGDPDQTIPLVVA, from the exons ATGcaag atcAGCAACCAAAGACTATTATTATCAACAACTGTGGATTTGTACAGCTAGGTGACCAGTCTAATGCCAAGGTTTTAAATGACAAG TATGAAGCTGGTATGAAAAGCGGACCGGATATCCCCTTACCTGAAGAGAATATGGCAGATGGTAGTGAG tCCATCGATACTGATGCTGGTGAACAGACAGAAGTGAAG GAGTATGAAGCTGGTATGGAAAGCGGACCGGATAGCCCCTTACTTAAAAAGAATATTGCAGATGATAGTGAG aaacctgtttcttcGCCATTTTCATTTGGCGGGAAGCCAATGGGCGAAAAGCCAGCGAATACTCCAACATTGCAGGAGTCTGAGACTGATGGTATATCTTTGAAAAATCGTAAAGTCAAAACACCAAATGGAGTACATGGCGATCCAGATCAAACGATTCCTCTTGTTGTTGCCTGA